The Macaca fascicularis isolate 582-1 chromosome 14, T2T-MFA8v1.1 genome contains the following window.
CTTTATTACTGACTCAGTTTGAAATActtgttggtctgttcagatattctgttttgtttttttttttttttaattttttatttttttattttttaaatttatttattattattatacataagttctagggtacatgtgcataacgtgcaggtttgttacatatgtatacttgtgccatgttggtgtgctgcacccatcaactcgtcagcacccatcaactcgtcatttacatcaggtataactcccaatgcaatccctccccgctcccgcctccccatgataggccccagtgtgtgatgttccccttcccgagtccaagtgatctcattgttcagttcccacctatgagtgagaacatgcggtgtttggttttctgttcttgtgatagtttgctaagaatgatggtttccagctgcatccatgtccctacaaaggacacaaactcatccttttttatggctgcatagtattccatggtgtatatgtgccacattttcttaatccaatctgtcactgatggacatttgggttgattccaagtctttgctattgtgaatagtgctgcaataaacatacgtgtgcatgtgtctttatagcagcatgatttataatcctttgggtatatacccagtaatgggatggctgggtcatatggtacatctagttctagatccttgaggaatcgccatactgttttccataatggttgaactagtttacaatcccaccaacagtgtaaaagtgttcctgtttctccacatcctctccagcacctgttgtttcctgactttttaatgatcgccattctaactggtgtgagatggtatctcattgtggttttgatttgcatttctctgatggccagtgatgatgagcattttttcatgtgtctgttggctgtatgaatgtcttcttttgagaaatgtctgttcatatcctttgcccacttttttatggggttgtttgtttttttcttgtaaatttgtttgagttcttttaggttctggatattagccctttgtcagatgagtagattgcaaaaattttctcccattctgtaggttgcctgttcactctgatggtagtttcttttgctgtgcagaagctctttagtttaatgagatcccatttgtcaattttggcttttgctgccgttgcttttggtgttttagacatgaagtcttttcccatgcctatgtcctgaatggtactacctaggttttcctctaggatttttatggtattaggtctaacatttaagtctctaatccatcttgaattaattttcgtataaggagtaaggaaaggatccagtttcagctttctacttatggctagccaattttcccagcaccatttattaaatagggaatcctttccccatttcttgtttctctcaggtttgtcaaagatcagatggttgtagatgtgtggtattatttctgaggactctgttctgttccttggAACTTATCTATAAATTCTATCCAATTTGTTGGGATATAATTGTCTACAACAGTTTCTTACCatcctttgcatttctttagtatcagttgtaatgtcttctttttcatctctgattttattggTTTGCTGATTATTCTGATTTGATTATTCCAATTTGATTATTCCACAGTATACACATATATTGAAATACTCTTTAccccttaaatatatataattattgttttttaattaaaaataaaataataaaaaagaatatatcttgagacaaatgaaaataaaaacacaacataccaaagctGATGGGATGTagcaaaaacagtactaagaaggaagtttataacaataaatggctacattaaagaagaaagatctcaaataaacaatctaactgTACACTTCAAAGAACTggaacaaattaaattaaaaattagaagaaagaaggaaaaaataaatatgagagcagaaaaaaactaaaaaatagaaaactaatggaaaaatcagtgaaagtaagagttagttttttgaaaagataaaattgacaaatgcttAGCTAGACttaaagcagaaaagagaaattttgattcaattttttaaaaaatgaaagatgtgAAATTATAACTGATGCCACCAAAGTAAAAAAGGTTATAAAAGACTACTATTAACAATTTTTTACCAAGACTGGATAaccaagaagaaatgaataaattcctagattcataaaacataCCAAGACCAAatcacaaaaaaaatacaaagtctggacagaccaataatgagtaaaaagattgaatcagtaatcaaaaacctccccCAAATTAAATCCCAGAACCAGATAAGTTCTCTGGTGAAATttaccacacatttttaaaaagaggaaaggtTAATTATTATCACACTCTTCcaaataactgaagaaaaaagaacatttttaaactaaatttatgTGGCTAGCATTATTCTCATATTCAAAACAAGGAAAATGTAccagaagaaatggaaattacAGACAGTATTTCTGATGACTGTAGGTAATAAttcctgaacaaaatactagtaaatcTAACACAATAGCACAATAAAATAATCATACACCATAATCAGGTGGAATTTACCTCTAGGGTGAAAGCATGGTTTAAATCAATTAATATGAAAGacaacattaacagaatgaatgaTAAATATCACAAGATCATCTGAATAGTTGCAGAAAAGTATTCAATGAAATTTAACACCTTTCAATAATAAAAACTCTAACCAGGCTAGATATAGAAGAAATGTACTCTAACATAATAAAGCCTGTATAAAAagcccacagctagtatcatactcaAAGGTTAAAAATTGAAAGatttttcctttaagatcagaaacaagacaaggatgcccactcatACCACTTCTATTGgccatagtactgaaagtcctaaccAGAACaattaggtaagagaaagaaataaaagacactgAAATAGGCAAAACTGTCTCTGTTCATGGAAGATGTCATCTTATATgcagaaaatcttaaaaactaCTAGGAAACACCTGTTGGAACTAATGAATTTAGTACAGCTACAGGATACAatatcaacacacaaaaatcagttgcatatctatacactaacaataatCTAcctgaaaaaaagtttaaaaaatcctATTTACAACAACatgaaaaatgatgaaatacttagaaataaagttaaccaagaaggtgaaagacatacacttaaaacataacaagaaatgGTGAAACAAATtgaagaagactcaaataaattgGAAGATAtctgtgttcatgaattggaagaattaatgatGTTAAAATGCTCATACTATGAAATGCAAACTACAGATTTAATGCGACCGCCTTGAAATTTCCAATGGCATctttttacagaaatggaaaaatagtcttaaaattaatatgaaaccaCAGAAGACTctaaatagccaagacaatcccaacaaagaagaaaaaagctggagacaTTACAGTTCTGATTTCAGAATATATTACAAAGACTACAGTAAAGAAAACagtattatatttctataaagatAGACATATGGAAGACAAGGGAGCCTGGGATACATAATGAGAAAAGGAAAGTCTCTTCAAGAAATAGTATTGGGAAATCTGCATATCTACATGCGAAAGTAGGatctttgcaaaatattttactcAAACAAATCTTTatcttataccatacacaaaaataaattcaaatagatgcaaaattaaacatatacttGAATCTTGAAACccctagaaaaaaaaactaaggaatAAACTTTTTGTCATTAACCTTGGCTATGATAtcttgaatatgacaccaaatgcacaagcaacaaaagctaaaataagtGGAACTACAACAAACTGTTTCTGCATAGTGATGGAAACCATCAAAAACGTAGAAaggcaacttacagaataggAGACAATATTTACCAACATTACATTTGGTAAGTGTTACTATTTAAAGTGTATAAGGagggctgggcatagtagctcacatTTGTGAGACCGAAGCAGAAGggtagcttgaggccaggagtttgagaccagcctgagcaatatggtgagacaccatttctacaaaaagttttaaaaattagccaggtatggtggtgcatgcctatagtcccagctactcaggaggctgaggtggaaggatcatttgaagccaggatgctgaggctgcagtgagccatgattgtgccattgcacttcagccaggtgacagaatgagacccccatctgaaaaaataaaatgtataaggaattcctacaaatcaatagtaaaaattaattctatttaaaaataggtaaaagtcTTGAATaactatttttccaaagaaggcatacaaaaGGCCAACAGGGATATGAAAagttgttcaacatcattaattgcCTTGGTTCATTTAATATTGCTTATAACAGGATGCCTAAAACtagatagtttatttttaaaaataaatttatttctcacagttttagagaATAAACagtccaaggttgaggggccacatctggtgagggccttcttgctggtggagaCTCCCTGCAAAGTCTCGTAGCAGCACAGGGCATCATATGGTGAGAGGACTGAGCATGCTAGCTCAGatctcctctttttataaagccACAAGTCCAAGTCCCATGAAAACTAATTAATACATTAACCCATGAATTCATTAATCTATTATCCTATGAAGGGATCTACCCATTCATGAGAGCTGAGctctcatgacccaaacacctctctAAACTTTCACCTATATAGGAAGTTAATCAAGTTTGGGAAGTTTGGGAAGTTAGTGGCCAtagttcttcaaatatttcttacCAACTTTTCCTTATTTGACCTCTCATTCTTGCACTCTATTTGTGCTCACGTTGGTATACTTGATGGCATGCAAGAGGTCTCAAGCTCTTTCCATTTTGTcttcattctgttttcctttcttctcctgagCCCGGATTGCTTTAATTGACATGTCTAGAAATTCATTGatttggccagacatggtggctcatgtctataataccagtactttgggagtctgaggcagatggatcacttaagctcagaagttcgaaaccagtctggacaacatgacaaaatcttgactcaaaaacaaacaaacaaaaaagaaaatgtatccaggtgtattggtgcatgcctgtggccccagctacttgggaagctgaggcaggaggatcatttagAGCCAAGAGGTGGAGACTGTAGTgcgccatgattacaccactgcactacagcatgggtgacagagtaagactttgtctcaaaaagaaagaaggaagaaaagaaggaaggaaggaagaaagaaaggaaggaaggaaggaagagaagaagggacagagggagggagggagggagagaaggagggggaaagggagggaagaaggaaggaaagaaatccactgattttttttcttcttttgtcaaaTATTGTTAAAACCCTCTggtgaatttttatttcactcattgtaattttcagctccagaaattctgattttttaaaagtaatttgtatttttaattgatatttacTATGTATTGAAACACTATTGTCCTAGTTTTCTTTAGTTCCTTGTCAATTTTTCCCCTTAATCCCTTTGAGCCCATTTAAGGCAATTGATTTAAGATTTTTGTCTTCTAGGTATAACGCTTATGCTTCCTCAGgacaatttcaattttcttgtaaattggaaATGGTTTCTTGATCCTTCATATGTCTCTTATTTTTGGTTGAaagtttgatatttttaaaattatagtatgGTAATTctggaagtcaaattatctcccCTCCTACCCccagtttcatttgtttttgcttgCTCTGAGTGCAATTGTTTATTTAgtgagttttattatttatttattatttattacttatttattaaaatatttgaaagaatatatttattatcataTGTGGCCTCTGAtgtctttgtttctttacttGTGGTCACATAGCAGTTTAACAGATACTTCCTAAAAATGTCATGTGAGGTCACCTTTTTCTTGAATCAtcattctctttgtttctgtAGATCCTTGACTATTTTCCAGAGTTCAAACAAAGTTGATTGTGCCagtttttgcttgcttttttgtgtttctgtggagtAACAGGCCCTTAAAATATTCTAATCTATCATTTTTCCTGCACCCATCTTAGAAGGAACTGGTAACTACATTTACAGCCCACTGAATAATTTAGATTAATCTCCATCTCACTATCCTTAATTTGATCATAACTGCAAAGCAATTGTCATATAAGGTATAATTTACCAATTCCAAGTATTAGAATCTGATATTTTGGAAGATAAATATTCAGCATCCTACAGATTTATTTCTTACTTATGCTACTACATGTCTGTCATACAGGTTGTCTGGCTAAGTGAAAAGCTGTATGTGGTCACTCAAAGACACCTGCTGATGAAGGTATCATCATCTGTTTCTGCACCTGCTGGAACATTAAGCCTTTTGATTATCATAGCAGGAGATGAGATAACTGGAGAGTAGTATGTATGTTTCAACCaacattataattttttctataGTTCATTATCTAGAACTATTATATGTCCTGCCTAGCTGGAATGGGGCATACACATGTAGAaaagcaggtggattgtttgTGTACCACTATTTTTGTGACCTATCTatggaaaatattataaataataaatattaatatttaacctATTGAACACCTGATATGTGGTAGAAAGTGTGCTGTGCTCTATAAATATGTCATGTGATTATCTTTTTGAAAATCTTATGTGAATGACaagataatattttctttcttacagaAGGAAGCTGAAATTGGAAAGGCTACATTTCTTACTCAAATTTGAGGTGAAGCAACCATGGTGCACAGAACAAATGTTTAACCATGACACTCGCTTGTACTAAGAGGGATGTGATAAGTCTGCTTGGGAGTGTAGTGTGGGCTCAGAAGCAACAGTGCAAACGATGAATCCATGCAAAAGGATGAATCTGTCTCCTTTGTTGGAAAAGAAAAGCATCCCCAGGCCAGAACTGTGGTGATAAGGTAGGTAAGTGTTAAGAAAATTCTTAAGGAAATgtcttagagaaaaacaaaaagaagtaaaaaaaaaattaaattacaaaatttttaaatataaaatgctgACACAGAGGTGAGACAATTTGAATGGACTGCtagaaggaattcaaaataatagaGTATCTTCAGAAAAGATGTTGACAGTTTCTTATTCAGATAAACATGTGCCTACCATGCAACAATTCAGTCTGACTCATCaatatttattcaaatgaaatgaaaatctaTGTTCacctcagaaatctttttttttttttgagacagactctcactctgtcacccaggctggcgtacagagacacaatcttggctcactgcagcctccgcctctgcctcccaggttcaagcaattctcctgcctcagcctcctgaggagctgggattacaggtgcctaccaccatgcctggctaatttttgtatttttagtagagactgagcttcaccatgttgaccaggctggtcttaaacttcttacctcaagtgatccacccacctcagcctcccaaagtgctagaattacaggcatgagctacagtgcCTCGCCCAGAAATCATTAATGAAATGCTTAGATCAGCTTTATTTCTACTCACCAAACTCTAAAACCAGTACAAATGTTCCTCAGTTGCACAATGAGAAAAACAATCTATAATGTCCACATAATACAATATTCTTCtacaataaaaaagatttaaCGCTGACATAGGCAACAATATATATGGGTTTCAATTGCTAAGTAAAAGTGAAAGATGCCAGACTCAAAGACTACATATTCTAGGATTATATTTAAAGACATTCTagcaaaagcaaaattatttGGACAAAAACAATTTACTTGTTGCCAGGATAGTGGGTGGGAAAAGAGGTTACCAAAAAGTAggcttagaaaatgtttttaatgtaattgttGTAGTCATTATGTGAccatatatttgacaaaattcttAGAACTATACAGTACAGTGTGTATTAATACTGGGtattactgtatgtaaattatgcaTTCATTagtgaatgaaaaaagaaataacaaatttaatATGCACACAAATTATGTgggtatattaaaaataataagcttGATCCCCACTGGCAGCTTTAATTGCTTCTTCACCAGGAAAGTAGAATGAGGAGCTGTAGATCCTCTCACAGGGAACATCTCCAGAGATCTCCATGCCCTTATAATTCTCCTCATATCTCCATATATTAGCATATGAAATCCCAACATGACTCCCAACATGATGTAGTTTTAGAGAGACCACACTGTGTACAAAGCTCCATGGATCATCATTTATTCATCTAAAGGATAATTGTTTTTAGTTCATGCATGCCTTCTGACCTGAGGCTTTGCTATGAACCTTCAACCCTGCTCAGGGAAAACATCCCAAGTTAAAAATTACATTGACTGACTTTTGCACGATGACCCCTTAGCAAGATGTTTTACAGCCCTCACTTACTTGTTATTTACAGATGCAATTCCGTGAATTATGTGAGAGAGGTAATCttaacatgtttattttctcGAGAAAGGGGAAGATAAGTAACTCCTTTAAGTTCCCAGAAAGAATTAATAGGAGATTCAGGACTTGTTCCATCTTAATGctcttccctttatttttccATGCCTGGAGACCTTGAAACCTGTTGACCAGTACCTGAAAGCAAGCTTCTCCAAACATATTAATGCAATATTCCATGGCTGATTTTCTGATTACAGACAAATTATTCTGTATTGGCTGTTTCTGCTCCTCCAGCTGTAAGGTAAGCTTCTATATCTAAGAAACATTTTAGAGAGAAGTATAACTCATGCAAAAGCAGTGGGGCAGCTACACCTACTGTAAGTTACTTGAGAGCAGAAATAggtgttttcaacatttttttctaaaatactgaGGTGGGCGTAGGGCATAAATGTTCCATGATAGGAAATTTAGTGGTTCTTATGAAACATGCTTCTTCCTCCAAAGATATGAACAAAAGATAAGATAGATGATACTCTCATTGACTAGGTGGTAATTTTATCTGTTCGTTATGTATTGGCTTCTCATGagtggtacaaaaacaaaaacaaacagaaaagggtGAAATGTTCATTCTTTAAACTACAAAAGggtgttaaatgaattaacaagCTATGACctgtgttttaactttttttaataatCTCATTCTTACTATTATTAGCATATCTACATATGTTGACAGTGATGTGGCTGAAAGTTTTGACTTTAGATTGAAGATGGATTTAACTCTTGAATCTTGACTCTCAAACTAGCCATATAATGTTGGAGCATCACATCACTTCTCAAATTCTCAATGTTCTTAATGATAaagtaatagtaacaataataatacctaactctctctctctcacacacacacacacatacacacacacatcatttatatataaagtttttattattgGTAGAACATAGTGTATGCTAAAAGTGGTCATGTATGTTAAAGTTAGCAATATAACATCTTCATACCTCAGGCTTGGGAAGTGAAGTTGCCAAGTGTTTCAGAGAAAGACAGTAGGAAACAGTAGTTAGTATTGGTTGGATACCCTTCTAAAGACCCCAATCCAAGTACAAAGATTTAAAGTATTGTTCCtgatttcattcttattttcatggctgtgtaatattccatgctgtatatgtaccacaacttctttatccagtctaccactgatgggcaccagGGTTGATTCTATACATTTGTTGTTGTGAATAGTGTGCTGATGATCTTATaggtacatgtgtctttttttaaaaagtgtccaACTTTaaagttcaggggtacacatgcaggatgtgcaggtttgttacatagctaaagatgtgccatggtgattagctgtacagatcatcccatcacctaggtattaagcccagcatccattagcttttcttcctggtgctctccctcctcctacccacCACCCTTTGACAGAtgccagtgtgtgttgttctctaCCATGTGTCCATGTCttttcatcattcagctcccacttaaaagtgagagcatgcagtatttgattttctgtttctgcattagtttgctgaggataatagcttCCAGATCCATCtacgtccctgcaaaggagatgatcttgttcttttttatggctgtataatattctgtggtgtatatgtaccacatttctttatccaatctatcactgatgggcatttaggttgaccatacgtatttgtctttttagtaagTGACTATTaccttttgggtatatactgggtcaaatagtagctctgttttaagtttttgaagaAATCTGTACACCAGATTtttggaatactacatagccataaaaaatgaaatcacatcctttgcagcaatgtggatgaatCTGGAGGCCATAATCTTAAGCAAAGTAacacaataacagaaaaccaaatacctcacaTCCTCACTAATAAGTGAgggctaaatgatgagaacacatggacctaaatatgggaacaatagacactgtggactaatggagaaagagagagtgggCTTAAGAACTACCTATCAGATGGTATGCTCACCACCAGGGTGACAGTatccatactccaaacctcagcattatgcaatattCCCACGTAACAAATCTGTACGTGTAACCCTTGTATCTAAAATGAgcattgaaatttaaaaacaacataagtaaataaataataaaatattgttccTAATCAAGAATACattcaaaaaaaatattttatcacttgGAACTTGCTACCAAATCAGATCTGTGAGCTAAATAAAGATAGCCCATAAAGTAGGAAATTTTAACCCTTAATCTTTAACTATGGAATAACAGTAATAAGAGAAAGAATGGCTTtaggaaaaagaaacttttttacCCACACTAAAATGTGGATTTCAagggagaaattaagaaaaagaaatgcttgtgTGAATTTTCCAGAGCAGACAATCATTTGCTTGGAGGAAGAACAACctgaaagaaacacagaaaatctCAGTGGTCCTAGtatggaggaaaagaaaactggacaTGGGAGCTTCAGTATTTCAAAACTCACCCATGCCTGCAGCCCTGCTTGTCACCATCCACTTTTATAAAACCAACAAAAAGATTATCACCCATCCTAATAGTATTTAATATTATAACTAGCACTCATTAGGCTGTGCTTaacatttagcatttttaatagattatcttatttaattctcacaatactACCTCAAAGTAGGTCACATTACTGTTTTAgttttacagaagaaaatgtgATGTTTAAGGGAATTAGATTAGAACCAGTGGTCCCCAGGTGGTAAGTGGTGGACTGACATGCCTCTCTTCCAAGAACTCAAGCTCTGTATCTGCCGTATCTGATGATAGGCTTCTCTCAGAATTGTTTCTGCTAGTTGAACATGCCCCTAACAACCCAGTTATCCCACCACTTTCACTATGCATATATTACTCGCTTACTTCATTGTGAAACCCAAAACACTGAGTTTGTACCAAAGGAGACAATGAGTGATTGTAAATTGAGTTGTATTCAATTTGATTTAAATACAGTTTAGACCATTAGACTTAGGAACCATTCAACATGCGTTCAAAAGTTGGCATGGATCCAAAGCATGGCTTGCCATTTAATACTTGTATAAATATGAATATGTTACTCAACCTCCTGTGCTTCATAATTTAAATGAATGCAACAACTAATCAAATACATAATATCGTTGCAAGGAAATAATGAATATATGTCTAAAATGTCTAGACAAGTTCTTGGCAAATTAGCAACATGCGTCAGCTTTTACCTTGCTCAGGAAAGGTGAATTGACAGACAGATGCATCTAGACGAGTCATCTTGATCAGGTTAGTAAATTTTCTACATATGAGTTTACAAATTTATAACATCTAAAAATTGTGCAAATAATCTATTAAGATTCTTCAGTTTCAACAGTATGTAATTCTGTATAATTAATGCACTACCTTTGGTTGTCAAGGCCACGTTTTTTCTAGGGAATCTTGAAGTACAAGTTATTGCTACAATGAAGGAATACATATTGTACTTATACTTTtcaattttaattcaatttatttatcaCATTGTTCCTTTTTGTATTGCTACAAGCATCCTGTGAGTCCCCCAGAGCAATGATGGAAAATAAGACAAGTAACACAGTTCATTCTTCTAGGACTAACCAATGACTCAGAACTGCAGGTTCCCCTCTTTATAATGTTCCTCTTCATCTATATTATCACTCTGGTTGGAAACCTGGGAATTATTGTAGTAATATTCTGGGATTCCTGTCTCCACAATCCCATGTACTTTTTTCTCAGTAACTTGTCTTTAGTGGACTTTTGCTACTCTTCAGCTGTCACTCCCACCGTCATGGCTGGATTCCTTATAGAAGACAAGGTCATCTCCTACAATGCATGTGCTGctcaaatgtatatttttgtagctTTTGCCACTGTGGAAAATTACCTCTTGGCCTCAATGGCCTATGACCGCTATGTGGCAGTGTGCAAACCCCTGCATTATACCACAACCATGACAACAAGTGTATGTGCTCATCTGACCATAGGCTCCTACCTCTGTGGTTTCCTGAATGCCTCCATCCACACTGGGGACACATTTAGTCTTTCTTTCTGTAAGTCCAATGAAGTCCATCACTTTTTCTGTGATATTCCAGCAGTCGTGGTTCTCTCTTGCTCTGATAGACATGTTTTAGTGAGCTTGTTCTTGTTTATGTTGTGAGCTTCAATATCTTTTTAGCTCTCCTGGTTATCTTGATATcctatatattcatttttatcacCATCCTAAAGATGCATTCTGCTTCGGGATACCAGAAGGCTTTGTCCACCTGTGCCTCTCACTTCATTGCAGTCACCATCTTTTATGGGACTATTATCTTCATGTACTTACAACCCAGCTCT
Protein-coding sequences here:
- the OR5B3 gene encoding LOW QUALITY PROTEIN: olfactory receptor 5B3 (The sequence of the model RefSeq protein was modified relative to this genomic sequence to represent the inferred CDS: deleted 2 bases in 1 codon); its protein translation is IRQVTQFILLGLTNDSELQVPLFIMFLFIYIITLVGNLGIIVVIFWDSCLHNPMYFFLSNLSLVDFCYSSAVTPTVMAGFLIEDKVISYNACAAQMYIFVAFATVENYLLASMAYDRYVAVCKPLHYTTTMTTSVCAHLTIGSYLCGFLNASIHTGDTFSLSFCKSNEVHHFFCDIPAVVVLSCSDRHVSELVLVYVVSFNIFLALLVILISYIFIFITILKMHSASGYQKALSTCASHFIAVTIFYGTIIFMYLQPSSSHSMDTDKMASVFYTMVIPMLNPLVYSLRNKEVKSAFKKVIEKAKLSLGWSV